DNA from Nitrospirota bacterium:
CACAGCCAATTTTTCCATCAAAAAACCTGATGGAAGGGTTTATGCTCGATGGGTGTTTCAACCCGCCATCCCTGTAAGCCTTCATATATTCTACACCAATTGGGTGAGAGACGCCATTGCCGTGGTTCCATATCCCTGAACCAATCTTAACAACTGATGCCCTTGCGAGGGCGCTATCGTGGCAGCTCAGGCATTCCATAGACAGCCTGTCTATGGGATTTCCTTTATTAGTTACCTCAAACCCTCTTACATCTACAGCGCTTCGTGAGTGCGCAGGCTGGTCGGATCCACTATGCCTTCCCATAGCTCCCTTATGGCAGGTATAACAAAAAACCCTCCCTATCTTTTCTCCCCTCAGCAAGGGTTCACTACTGCCATGGACATCATGGCACGTGGCGCAGGTTATCCTGCCTGCCCAATCGAGGGGGAACTTATCGGGTATAGGCATTGACGGCCTCATGCCTGATGGATGAGAAAGGCCGAGGTCCCCATGACAATCCTTACATTGAAAGTCGATCTCTTTAACAAAAATCCTCTTGCCATCTGATGAAGTGAGATGACATAGAGAACACTTCCCTTCAAAGTTATGCGCCGGTTTTTTTGCCATTAATAGCAACGGGATCATCGCAATGGTTAATAGAAGAAACCACTTCAGGGGGCTCATGAGGGAAAGGGAGTTTCCTCCACAGTTCCTAAACTCTGAATCTTTCAATCGCCTTACCAAGGTTATCCACCTTTTCCTTGAGCCTTTCTGCAGATTCAGGCGTATCATCTATTTCCTTTCTCGCTCCCTCAAATTCCTCATAGGCATCGCTGATGGCGCGAAAATGTTCATTCAGTCCGTTTATCATTGTATTAAAACTGCCGGCAGTATCCTGAAGCTGGTCATAGCTTCTGAAGGTTATGGGTCTGACCTTTCTTGTGTTCACAAGTTCATTAAGGACCCTCCGGAGGCTGTAAACCGGACCGGCTATCTTATGTGAGGCAAGCACTGCAACCAGGACGACCACGCCGGATATGACTATAGACTCCACTATTAAAGCGGCCCTTATAACGCCTGAAAGGGCGTCATCGGCCTCTATGAATGACTGTATGGCATCAGCATAGTGCCTGATTTCTAAACTCGGGATAGCAATATAAAGTAACAGGGCAATTACACCCATGCCTGTTAACACAATGCCTGTGAATCTCAGAATAAATTTACGCTCAAAACTCTTCTCTATCATTCCCTTTTCCTTTACCTATACCTGCTTTAAAATGGTCTTGATACTTGGAAAAATGTAGTTGACCTTGTCTTGACCCCTTGAGGCCCTTTCTCCTGCCACAAATCATTTTTGAGGTTCATCGTAATACTCCTTAATCTGTATTCTACACCTAAAGAGCCCAAAGTTGTGCTGGTGTTGTTAATGCTTTCTTTATAAAAATTCAGCCCTGCATTCAAGGACAAATCCCTTCTCAACACATACCTGAAAGTCAAATTGCCGTATCTGAACGTCCTCGGAGTCGTTCCCCTCTCGAATATTATCCCAGCTTTTGCATCAAGGCTGCCTCTAAAGCCTAACTGCATAAAGTATCCTAAAGAATTATCGGATGTAAGATTTTTTGTCTTTGTGACGGTCGAGGTCCCATCTGTCTCATCACCAATGGTATTTTCCTCAGAGAAATTAAGAAGACTCTGGAAGGTAAGGTTCTGTATA
Protein-coding regions in this window:
- a CDS encoding methyl-accepting chemotaxis protein; the protein is MIEKSFERKFILRFTGIVLTGMGVIALLLYIAIPSLEIRHYADAIQSFIEADDALSGVIRAALIVESIVISGVVVLVAVLASHKIAGPVYSLRRVLNELVNTRKVRPITFRSYDQLQDTAGSFNTMINGLNEHFRAISDAYEEFEGARKEIDDTPESAERLKEKVDNLGKAIERFRV
- a CDS encoding cytochrome c3 family protein; the encoded protein is MAKKPAHNFEGKCSLCHLTSSDGKRIFVKEIDFQCKDCHGDLGLSHPSGMRPSMPIPDKFPLDWAGRITCATCHDVHGSSEPLLRGEKIGRVFCYTCHKGAMGRHSGSDQPAHSRSAVDVRGFEVTNKGNPIDRLSMECLSCHDSALARASVVKIGSGIWNHGNGVSHPIGVEYMKAYRDGGLKHPSSINPSIRFFDGKIGCGSCHNIYSKERFDLAISNRGSALCLACHKK